One window of the Perca flavescens isolate YP-PL-M2 chromosome 5, PFLA_1.0, whole genome shotgun sequence genome contains the following:
- the lipg gene encoding endothelial lipase, which translates to MNHKDRLLWIFLQCAAVLFSFAIGEKAVLQGEDRGLDELSTDNRAFNGVKYNLRKSLDLEQEGCYLQTGKKECLEECGFNATAKTIFIIHGWTMSGLFESWMHKLVSAVIQRESEANVVVVDWRSMAQQLYPDAVNHTHGVGLDIATMLNWLQDEQQLPLEKVHLIGYSLGAHVAGYAGTFVRGTVGRITGLDPAGPMFEGVEDQKRLSPDDADFVDVLHTYTREALGVSIGIQQPIGDVDIYPNGGDVQPGCALGDVLAVAGNFMEVMKCEHERAIHLFVDSLMNKEHMSFAYQCTGPDRFKKGICLSCRKNRCNNIGYNTRKMRKRRNSKMYLKTRADTPFGGYHYQMKMHVFNRKQADNADPTFHVKLYGAHNDTANIFVDVHDETIGLNLTNTFLVFTEKDIGDLLKIRLSWEGDSESWNSVWKNIKKTFWAWNAKPPKPVLEVRRIRVKAGETQKKFTFCAQDPAKTEISPGEAVVFSKCRDGWEVKPRKRLLM; encoded by the exons ATGAATCATAAAGACCGTTTACTGTGGATTTTCCTacagtgtgctgctgtgctctTTTCATTCGCTATTGGGGAAAAAGCTGTTCTTCAAG GTGAAGACCGTGGATTGGATGAACTGTCAACAGACAACAGAGCTTTCAATGGAGTCAAGTACAACTTGAGGAAGAGTttagatctggagcaggaggGCTGCTACCTGCAGACTGGCAAGAAGGAGTGTCTAGAAGAGTGTGGTTTCAATGCTACAGCCAAGACCATCTTCATCATTCATGGCTGGACG ATGAGTGGGCTGTTCGAAAGCTGGATGCACAAGCTGGTCTCTGCAGTGATCCAGCGagaaagtgaagccaatgtggTGGTTGTTGATTGGCGATCGATGGCTCAGCAACTGTACCCTGATGCCGTCAACCATACCCACGGCGTCGGCCTCGACATTGCCACCATGCTCAACTGGCTTCAG GATGAACAGCAGCTGCCTCTGGAGAAAGTGCATCTGATCGGCTACAGTTTAGGTGCTCACGTAGCTGGCTACGCAGGGACGTTTGTGCGAGGCACAGTCGGCAGAATCACTG GTCTAGATCCAGCAGGACCAATGTTTGAGGGTGTAGAGGACCAGAAGCGCCTCTCCCCTGATGATGCAGACTTTGTGGACGTTCTGCACACATACACTCGAGAAGCTCTCGGTGTGAGCATTGGGATCCAGCAGCCAATTGGAGACGTTGACATCTACCCCAATGGTGGGGACGTGCAGCCCGGCTGTGCACTGGGTGACGTGCTGGCAGTGGCTGGAA aTTTCATGGAGGTGATGAAGTGTGAGCATGAGCGTGCCATACACTTGTTTGTGGACTCCTTAATGAACAAGGAACACATGAGCTTTGCCTACCAGTGCACCGGCCCCGACCGCTTCAAGAAGGGCATTTGCCTCAGCTGCCGCAAAAATCGCTGCAACAACATCGGCTACAACACCAGAAAGATGCGCAAGAGGCGCAACAGTAAAATGTATCTGAAGACACGTGCTGACACTCCCTTCGGAG gctACCACTACCAGATGAAAATGCACGTGTTCAACAGAAAACAAGCAGACAATGCAGATCCCACCTTCCATGTCAAGTTGTACGGAGCCCATAATGATACAGCAAACATATTTGTCGACGT CCACGATGAGACTATTGGCCTGAACCTGACCAACACCTTCTTGGTCTTTACTGAGAAGGATATTGGTGACCTGCTAAAGATCCGTCTGAGCTGGGAAGGAGACTCTGAATCCTGGAATTCCGTCTGGAAGAACATTAAGAAGACGTTCTGGGCCTGGAACGCCAAGCCTCCCAAACCCGTACTGGAAGTCCGGCGGATTCGTGTGAAAGCTGGGGAAACTCAAAAGAA gTTTACGTTCTGTGCACAAGATCCTGCAAAAACTGAAATTTCACCAGGGGAGGCCGTAGTTTTCTCAAAATGTCGGGATGGCTGGGAAGTGAAACCAAGAAAACG GCTGCTCATGTAA
- the LOC114556370 gene encoding E3 ubiquitin-protein ligase KCMF1 has protein sequence MSRHEGVSCDACLKGNFRGRRYKCLICYDYDLCASCYEGGATTTRHTTEHPMQCILTRVDFDLYYGGEAFSVEQPQAFTCPYCGRMGYTEISLQEHVAAEHTETSTEVICPICAALPGGDPNHVTDDFAAHLTLEHRAPRDLDESSGVRHVRRMFHPGRGLGGPRARRSNMHFTSSTTGGLSTSQSSSQSSNYSREAMDPIAELLSQLSGVRRSAGGQLNSGPSASQLQQLQMQLQLERQQAQAARQQLETARNATRGGGRANAILNTNSAAANPNANHNTNPSPNPGPPESNTQHTAHSSQFLLSRLSEPRLSEAERQACEAQWADRSLFVTELLLSTLLPDSDASASSSEDEDDCHGSLRNFADFEAMGCVEVMTLDVALENLNLKEMTPATKTPKTTTKTAPTKKEPPAPPL, from the exons ATGTCCCGTCATGAAG GCGTGAGCTGCGATGCATGTTTAAAAGGCAACTTCAGAGGTCGACGATACAAATGTTTAATCTGCTACGACTACGATCTGTGTGCTTCGTGCTACGAGGGCGGTGCAACCACAACCAGACACACCACAGAGCATCCCATGCAGTGTATATTAACCCGAGTTGACTTTG ACCTGTACTATGGTGGAGAAGCTTTCTCAGTGGAGCAGCCCCAGGCCTTCACATGTCCCTACTGTGGCAGAATGGGCTACACAGAGATCTCCCTTCAGGAGCATGTGGCTGCAGAACACACAGAGACCTCCACAGAAGTG ATCTGCCCCATATGTGCAGCGCTACCTGGTGGCGACCCCAATCATGTGACAGATGACTTTGCTGCTCATCTCACACTTGAACACAGAGCACCCAGAGACTTA GATGAGTCCAGTGGGGTGCGGCATGTGAGGAGGATGTTTCACCCTGGTCGTGGGCTGGGGGGTCCGAGAGCTCGCAGGTCTAACATGCACTTCACCAGCAGCACCACAGGGGGGCTCTCCACCAGCCAGAGCTCCTCACAGAGTTCCAACTACAGCAGAGAGGCCATGGACCCTATAgcag AGCTTCTTTCCCAGTTGTCGGGGGTGCGGCGCTCGGCGGGCGGACAGCTCAACTCGGGCCCCTCGGCCTCCCAGCTCCAACAGCTTCAGATGCAACTCCAGTTGGAGCGCCAACAAGCCCAGGCGGCGCGTCAGCAGTTGGAGACGGCCCGAAACGCCACCCGAGGCGGCGGCCGAGCCAATGCAATCCTCAATACCAATTCAGCTGCCGCAAACCCCAACGCCAACCACAATACCAACCCCAGTCCAAACCCGGGTCCGCCGGAGTCCAACACACagcacactgcacatagctcCCAGTTTCTACTCAGCAG GCTGAGCGAACCGCGGCTGTCTGAGGCAGAGCGGCAGGCGTGCGAGGCCCAATGGGCCGACCGGAGCTTGTTTGTGACGGAGCTGCTGCTGTCGACGCTGCTGCCTGACTCGGACGCCTCGGCCTCCTCCTCCGAAGACGAGGACGACTGTCACGGCTCATTGCGGAATTTCGCTGACTTCGAGGCCATGGGCTGTGTTGAGGTCATGACCTTAGACGTGGCACTGGAGAACCTCAACCTCAAGGAGATGACCCCGGCCACCAAGACGCCGAAAACCACGACTAAAACAGCACCAACGAAGAAAGAGCCTCCTGCGCCGCCCCTTTGA